The Coffea arabica cultivar ET-39 chromosome 1e, Coffea Arabica ET-39 HiFi, whole genome shotgun sequence genome has a window encoding:
- the LOC140016114 gene encoding uncharacterized protein, translating to MARAGVQDAGFSGSRFTWCNNRGGRARIWKRLDRMLFNQGAATLSFNFQVHHLGRDPSDHAPLVLSAITRLDNKPRAFRFLNFWTSKPELLDVIRRGWEGSFPRLLLQRLASKLRQVKKHIQSWSREQFGNIFDAVQVAEERASLAEALFDDDPPEPKLLALQEARVVFRNALFVEEEFWKQKARAKWLQDRDRNTKYFHSIVAERRVRSIIHHIKDANGILLTEKSQIATEAVHFFESLFTAEPCLGSWDILGVIPKIISHDQNEDLVHVPSLEEVREVVFAMDGESAAGLDGFTGRFFSFAWDVVAKDVYEAVGNFFYGAEVPKSITATLVVLIPKGIRQGDPFSPPLFVIGAEVLSRLLNSLIRRRDFVPFKVPLGCPVVAHLAYAGDVIIFFSGMKKSLWLIMKALEDYEMVLGQKLPILLSGFPRYWRIFLQTFYGVLQILGHVFTGSNGEGGVGLRSLHHVFAAFSLKLWWRFRLQQSLWTEFMLLKYNPNLHPCYSELCPWQSATWKRMMDVQVVAERNIRWILGSGNSSFWHDNWLGPGPLCQEVETFQEQSVSEFVVQGCWDWQRLYDVLPTSWVHRVLEAAPPSSDQVWGFFEMSIGGFWEAIMIRHKVIAWWLKSGRTMYIRFLFRILPALICWNLWKTRNKFVFEGRVATVTQVCGRIVNKLHESFGTRFQGVSIPRSWSDLLDVVAGLRMSVNVLTVRWKCPLHAVVKLNSDGCSRGNPGRSGRGGLFQDSNGRFLLAFSCYFGEMTSLQAEMRALLHGVWLGVAWGLANLHLKSDSLVLIHIIQGRAKCPWVVQRELQELLQYRHHYREISHCFREANKPADRLSKVGADSGEPFVYDFFLTLPCMVR from the exons ATGGCTAGGGCAGGTGTACAAGATGCTGGTTTCTCAGGTTCCAGATTTACATGGTGCAATAATAGAGGAGGGAGAGCCCGTATTTGGAAGCGACTGGATCGAATGCTCTTTAACCAGGGGGCCGCTACCTTATCTTTTAACTTTCAGGTGCATCATTTAGGAAGAGATCCTTCAGATCATGCTCCCCTGGTGCTATCGGCCATAACTAGGCTTGACAATAAGCCAAGAGCGTTCCGATTTCTGAATTTTTGGACGTCTAAGCCAGAGTTACTAGACGTGATTCGAAGAGGGTGGGAAGGGTCATTTCCAAGACTGCTATTGCAGCGATTGGCTAGTAAATTACGTCAGGTTAAAAAGCATATACAAAGTTGGTCACGTGAGcagtttggaaatatttttgatGCGGTGCAAGTTGCTGAAGAGCGGGCGTCATTGGCAGAAGCTCTCTTTGACGATGATCCCCCTGAGCCAAAGTTGTTAGCATTGCAAGAAGCTCGAGTGGTATTTAGGAATGCTTTGTTTGTGGAGGAGGAATTTTGGAAGCAAAAGGCAAGAGCTAAATGGCTGCAGGATAGGGATAGGAACACAAAGTATTTCCACTCTATAGTTGCAGAAAGGAGAGTCAGGTCAATAATTCATCATATTAAGGATGCCAATGGGATTTTGTTAACAGAGAAGAGTCAGATTGCGACAGAGGCGGTCCATTTCTTTGAGAGCTTGTTTACGGCTGAGCCTTGCTTGGGGTCATGGGATATACTGGGTGTTATTCCTAAAATAATATCTCATGATCAAAATGAGGATCTGGTGCATGTTCCCTCTTTGGAGGAGGTTCGAGAGGTTGTGTTTGCAATGGATGGTGAGAGTGCCGCTGGGTTGGACGGTTTTACAGGGAGATTCTTTTCATTTGCTTGGGACGTGGTGGCCAAGGATGTCTATGAGGCGGTGGGCAACTTTTTCTATGGAGCTGAGGTGCCGAAGAGCATTACTGCGACGCTGGTGGTGCTTATCCCGAAG GGTATTCGTCAAGGGGATCCGTTCTCGCCACCTCTCTTTGTCATAGGTGCTGAAGTCTTGTCTCGACTATTGAATTCCTTGATTAGGCGACGGGATTTTGTGCCTTTTAAGGTTCCATTAGGGTGCCCGGTTGTTGCCCATTTAGCTTATGCAGGTgatgttattattttttttagtggGATGAAGAAGTCATTATGGCTGATTATGAAGGCATTGGAGGATTATGAGATGGTCTTGGGACAGAAG CTTCCAATCCTCCTAAGTGGATTTCCAAGATATTGGAGAATATTTTTGCAGACTTTTTATGGGGTGCTTCAGATTTTGGGCCACGTGTTCACTGGATCAAATGGGGAGGGAGGTGTGGGTCTACGGTCATTGCACCATGTTTTTGCTGCTTTTTCTCTGAAGTTGTGGTGGAGGTTTAGGCTGCAACAATCATTATGGACAGAGTTCATGCTCTTGAAGTATAATCCCAATTTGCATCCGTGTTATTCCGAGTTGTGTCCATGGCAATCTGCCACTTGGAAGAGGATGATGGACGTTCAGGTGGTGGCGGAGAGGAATATACGATGGATATTGGGTAGCGGAAATTCAAGTTTTTGGCACGACAATTGGTTAGGACCAGGGCCGCTATGTCAAGAGGTGGAAACTTTCCAGGAACAGTCGGTTTCGGAGTTTGTGGTTCAAGGTTGCTGGGATTGGCAGAGGTTATATGATGTGTTGCCTACGAGTTGGGTGCACAGGGTCTTGGAGGCGGCTCCTCCTTCTTCAGATCAG GTCTGGGGTTTCTTTGAAATGTCGATTGGAGGGTTTTGGGAAGCTATCATGATAAGGCATAAGGTGATTGCTTGGTGGTTGAAATCTGGTCGAACTATGTATATTCGATTCTTGTTTCGAATTCTGCCCGCCTTGATTTGTTGGAACTTATGGAAAACGAGAAATAAGTTTGTCTTTGAAGGAAGGGTAGCGACTGTGACACAAGTTTGTGGTCGAATTGTTAATAAACTTCACGAGAGTTTTGGCACTCGTTTTCAAGGGGTGAGTATACCTAGGTCGTGGTCTGATCTCCTGGATGTGGTAGCTGGGTTGAGAATGTCTGTGAATGTGTTGACGGTTAGATGGAAATGTCCGTTGCATGCGGTGGTGAAATTAAACTCAGATGGGTGTTCGAGGGGTAATCCTGGGAGGAGTGGGAGGGGAGGTCTGTTCCAAGATAGTAATGGGAGGTTCCTGTTAGctttttcttgttattttgGGGAGATGACTAGTTTACAAGCAGAAATGAGGGCGTTACTCCATGGGGTGTGGTTAGGAGTAGCTTGGGGACTGGCCAATTTACATTTGAAGTCTGACTCGTTGGTTCTTATCCACATTATCCAGGGGAGAGCTAAGTGTCCATGGGTGGTGCAGCGGGAGTTACAAGAATTGTTGCAGTATAGGCATCATTATAGAGAGATCTCACACTGCTTTCGGGAGGCGAATAAACCTGCGGATAGACTTTCTAAGGTTGGGGCTGATTCTGGGGAGCCATTCGTTTATGATTTCTTCCTTACCCTTCCCTGCATGGTTAGATGA